One segment of Erigeron canadensis isolate Cc75 chromosome 2, C_canadensis_v1, whole genome shotgun sequence DNA contains the following:
- the LOC122587634 gene encoding cyclin-A1-3-like yields the protein MEMESTDDVKIYKQLCEAMYFYEHLRASEGKKRPAVAFMETVQEDITPSIRAILIDWLVEVAEDYRLLPETLYLTINYVDRYLSGNPIHLYKIQLLGVACMMIASKYEEICAPNVEEFCNLTENIYSNDEVLQMESSVLNFLNFEMTAPTVTCFLNLFLVSDAQMDIYNMGIHPMRLEFLASYISDLSLLRYSMLRYAPSLIAASAIFLARFLLMPSLKPWNLILRYYTLYQPSDLQKCVKTLHSLVCKCPNFELKAIREKYSQHKYKYVANITCPASIPLENFDNIRSPLDRQMDPASS from the coding sequence ATGGAGATGGAGAGTACCGATGATGTTAAAATTTACAAACAGTTATGTGAAGCTATGTATTTTTATGAGCATCTTCGAGCGTCCGAGGGAAAGAAAAGGCCCGCAGTAGCTTTCATGGAGACGGTCCAGGAAGACATTACACCGAGCATTCGTGCAATCCTAATAGACTGGCTTGTTGAGGTTGCTGAAGATTATAGGCTGCTTCCTGAAACATTGTATTTGACTATCAACTACGTAGACCGATACCTTTCAGGTAATCCCATTCATCTTTATAAAATTCAGTTACTTGGTGTTGCTTGCATGATGATTGCTTCAAAGTATGAGGAAATATGTGCACCGAATGTGGAAGAATTCTGCAACTTAACCGAGAACATATACTCCAACGATGAGGTATTGCAAATGGAATCCTCTGTTCTAAATTTCTTAAACTTTGAGATGACTGCTCCTACCGTAACATGtttcttaaatttatttttggtTTCTGATGCTCaaatggatatatataatatgggcATTCATCCAATGCGATTAGAGTTTTTGGCAAGCTACATATCTGACTTGTCTCTTCTCAGGTATAGTATGCTACGATACGCTCCTTCTCTCATTGCTGCATCGGCGATTTTTTTAGCAAGATTTTTACTTATGCCATCACTGAAACCATGGAATCTGATATTGAGATACTACACTCTGTACCAGCCATCAGATTTACAAAAATGTGTCAAGACTCTCCACTCTCTTGTTTGTAAATGTCCGAATTTTGAGTTAAAAGCAATCAGAGAAAAGTACAGTCAACATAAGTACAAATATGTAGCGAATATCACTTGTCCTGCATCGATACCATTGGAGAATTTCGACAACATTCGCAGCCCTCTTGATAGACAGATGGATCCCGCAAGTAGCTAA
- the LOC122586613 gene encoding glycine-rich cell wall structural protein 1.0-like, whose amino-acid sequence MVGVFVGKVNAQQNNGGGNNGSRNDGGGNNWGENNGGENNGGGNNGGGNNGSGNNNNGNNGGGYNGTVGNNGDGNNGGGNNGNGNNGGGYNGTVGNNGGGNSGGGNNGNGNNGGGYNGTVGNNGGGSNGNGNNNGGNNGGGNNGGGNNGGGSNGSGNNSGGNNGGGNYGTGNNGTVGNNGGGSNGGGNNGGGSNGNGNNGPVGSNGGGSNGGGNNGSDNSNAPGNNNGTVENNGGGNNGGGNNAGGNNGVGNNGVGNNGGGNNGVGSNGGGSECMNQLMPCLNFLNNQGNSQDPPDSCCDPLKSMIKSSPQCLCSMISNQGTKTAESAGINVTKAQELPARCGERVNPISCITTTNKNTPGTSDSQSLSNSRIYFLFPLMLIAALFGS is encoded by the coding sequence ATGGTTGGAGTATTTGTTGGCAAGGTAAATGCACAACAAAACAATGGTGGTGGAAACAATGGTAGTAGAAACGATGGGGGTGGAAACAATTGGGGTGAAAACAATGGTGGTGAAAACAATGGGGGTGGAAACAACGGGGGTGGAAACAATGGCAGTGGAAACAACAACAATGGAAACAACGGTGGGGGATACAATGGTACTGTTGGAAATAATGGTGATGGAAACAATGGTGGTGGAAACAATGGCAATGGAAACAACGGTGGGGGATACAATGGTACTGTTGGAAATAATGGTGGTGGAAACAGCGGTGGTGGAAACAATGGCAATGGAAACAATGGTGGGGGATACAATGGTACTGTTGGAAATAATGGTGGTGGAAGCAACGGCAATGGAAACAACAATGGTGGAAACAATGGAGGTGGAAACAACGGTGGTGGAAACAACGGAGGTGGAAGCAACGGCAGCGGAAACAACAGTGGTGGAAATAATGGCGGTGGAAACTATGGTACTGGAAACAACGGCACTGTTGGAAATAATGGTGGTGGAAGCAACGGCGGTGGAAATAATGGAGGTGGAAGCAACGGCAATGGAAACAACGGTCCTGTTGGAAGTAATGGTGGTGGAAGCAACGGCGGTGGAAACAACGGCAGTGACAACAGTAATGCTCCTGGAAACAATAACGGTACTGTTGAAAATAATGGTGGTGGAAACAATGGAGGTGGAAACAACGCTGGTGGAAACAATGGTGTTGGAAATAATGGCGTTGGAAACAATGGAGGTGGAAACAACGGCGTTGGAAGCAATGGTGGTGGATCAGAATGCATGAATCAACTCATGCCTTGCCTCAACTTCTTGAATAATCAGGGAAACAGCCAGGATCCACCTGATAGCTGTTGTGATCCACTTAAATCTATGATAAAGTCTAGTCCACAATGCTTATGTAGTATGATAAGCAATCAAGGTACTAAAACCGCCGAAAGTGCAGGCATCAATGTTACTAAAGCACAAGAATTGCCAGCCAGATGCGGTGAACGTGTCAACCCTATCTCATGCATTACCACCACGAATAAGAATACTCCAGGGACAAGTGATTCCCAAAGCTTGAGCAATTCAAGGATCTACTTCTTGTTTCCATTAATGCTAATTGCAGCTCTATTTGGTTCATga
- the LOC122588933 gene encoding uncharacterized protein At4g14342, protein MQASDRFNINSQLEHLQAKYVGTGHADMNRFEWAVNIQRDSYASYVGHYPMLAYFALAENESIGRERYNFMQKMLLPCGLPPEREEE, encoded by the exons ATGCAG GCAAGTGACAGGTTTAACATCAACTCACAACTTGAGCATCTGCAAGCTAAGTATGTTGGAACAGGACATGCGGACATGAACAGATT TGAATGGGCTGTTAATATCCAGCGAGACAGTTACGCATCTTATGTTGGCCACTATCCCATGCTTGCTTATTTTGCTTTGGCGGAAAATGAATCAATAGGGAGAGAACGCTACAATTTTATGCAG AAAATGTTGTTGCCGTGTGGACTTCCACCAGAAAGAGAAGAAGAGTAA
- the LOC122587633 gene encoding uncharacterized protein LOC122587633: MPAVFMWNWRRDVRSGMEQSQPPQICDSIMNVTIVNTPDKWIWDCNQDKDFTVKGVRNHIDNTWLPRHYRATRWNKIVLRKVNIFIWRVLKDRIPTRFNLWFRGIHNNSRVCSCCNNGIETLHHLFAHCPMAMKVWSKIARWLGLNIPHNLDMIELLDHVDSETFPKN; the protein is encoded by the coding sequence ATGCCAGCGGTGTTTATGTGGAATTGGAGAAGGGATGTCAGGAGTGGAATGGAACAATCACAACCTCCGCAAATTTGTGATAGCATCATGAATGTGACTATTGTTAATACTCCTGATAAATGGATTTGGGATTGCAATCAAGATAAGGACTTCACGGTTAAAGGTGTTAGAAACCATATTGATAATACTTGGTTGCCTAGACACTACAGAGCTACAAGGTGGAATAAAATTGTTCTTCGTAAGGTAAACATCTTTATCTGGAGAGTGTTGAAGGATAGGATTCCTACTAGATTCAATCTTTGGTTCAGAGGGATTCATAATAATTCTCGTGTATGCTCTTGTTGCAACAATGGTATTGAGACTCTTCACCATTTGTTTGCTCACTGTCCTATGGCAATGAAAGTATGGAGCAAAATTGCGAGATGGTTGGGTTTAAATATCCCCCACAACTTGGATATGATTGAGTTATTGGATCACGTAGACTCTGAAACATTCCCCAAAAATTAA
- the LOC122587632 gene encoding glucan endo-1,3-beta-glucosidase-like, with the protein MTKLNFSLCFIGLLLCLIVCSNYAEGKTWCVAQSQASNSKLQQVLDNLCGHLNCKEILPGGPCFAPDTLRNHASYAIDLNYRINGICDTSYATPAITDPCKYLSCRLN; encoded by the exons ATGACAAAGTTAAACTTTTCATTGTGCTTTATTGGTTTGTTATTATGCTTGATTGTGTGCTCCAACTATGCAGAG GGGAAAACATGGTGTGTGGCCCAAAGCCAAGCATCAAATTCGAAATTACAACAAGTTCTTGATAATTTGTGTGGACATCTCAACTGTAAAGAGATCTTACCAGGAGGGCCATGCTTTGCTCCCGACACTTTGCGTAACCATGCATCGTATGCCATTGATCTTAACTATCGAATCAATGGCATATGTGATACTAGTTACGCGACTCCTGCTATCACTGACCCTTGTAAGTATCTTTCGTGTCGTCTTAATTAA
- the LOC122588463 gene encoding glucose-6-phosphate 1-dehydrogenase 6, cytoplasmic-like has translation MSEGTSGDSGCLSVTVLGASGDLAKKKTFPALFHLYRQGFIESHDVHIFGYARSKMSDDDLRDHLKGYLTPCKGCEETHEEYVSKFLQLIKYVSGPYDAEEGFQLLDKEISAYEMSKDKTGGASRRLFYFALPPSVYPPVCKMIKKFCMSKSEGGWTRVIVEKPFGRDLNSAEELSTQIGELFDESQIYRIDHYLGKELVQNLLVLRFANRLFLPLWNHANISNVQIVFKEDFGTEGRGGYFDEYGIIRDILQNHLLQVLCLVAMEKPVSLKPEHIRDEKVKVLQSVLPIKDEEVVIGQYEGYRDDPTVPNDSNTPTFATMVLRIHNERWEGVPFILKAGKSMNSKKAEIRIQFKDVPGDIFNSKNKGRNEFVIRLQPSEAIYMKLTVKEPGLEMKTTVSELDLSYRQRYQEVVIPEAYERLILDTIRGDQQHFVRRDELKVAWEIFTPLLHKIDNKEMQSLPYKPGSRGPEEADKLAEKVGYVQTHGYVWIPPTLSKV, from the exons ATGAGTGAAGGGACCTCGGGTGATTCTGGTTGTCTTTCAGTTACTGTGTTGGGGGCTTCTGGTGATCTTGCCAAGAAAAAGACTTTCCCTGCACTCTTTCATCTATACCGCCAGGGATTTATCGAATCACATGATGTGCATATTTTCGGCTATGCTAGGAGCAAAATGTCGGATGATGATTTGAGAGACCACCTCAAGGG ATACCTTACACCATGCAAAGGTTGTGAAGAAACACATGAGGAGTATGTATCAAAGTTTTTACAATTG ATCAAATATGTAAGCGGCCCTTATGATGCCGAGGAGGGATTTCAGTTGTTGGACAAAGAAATATCAGCATACGAAATGTCAAAAGATAAGACAGGAGGAGCATCCAGAAGACTCTTCTACTTTGCTCTTCCGCCATCTGTATATCCACCAGTCTGCAAAATGATCAAGAAGTTTTGTATGAGCAAAT CTGAGGGTGGGTGGACACGGGTTATCGTTGAGAAGCCATTTGGGAGGGACTTGAATTCAGCTGAAGAACTGAGTACACAGATAGGAGAACTGTTTGATGAATCACAGATTTACCGTATCGATCATTACTTAGGAAAGGAATTGGTGCAGAACTTG CTGGTACTTCGTTTTGCTAATCGCTTATTCTTGCCACTATGGAACCATGCCAACATTTCAAACGTACAG ATTGTATTTAAAGAAGATTTTGGAACTGAAGGTCGTGGTGGATACTTCGACGAATATGG AATCATTAGAGACATCCTTCAGAATCATTTGCTCCAG GTGCTTTGCCTGGTTGCAATGGAGAAGCCCGTTTCTTTAAAGCCAGAGCATATTCGAGATGAGAAAGTGAAG GTTCTCCAATCTGTTCTCCCAATTAAAGACGAAGAAGTTGTGATTGGACAATATGAAGGATATCGAGATGATCCCACAGTTCCTAATGATTCAAACACACCCACCTTTGCAACTATGGTTCTTCGAATTCACAATGAAAGATGGGAAG GTGTTCCCTTTATACTGAAGGCCGGAAAATCAATGAATTCAAAGAAGGCTGAAATCAGAATCCAATTTAAGGATGTTCCTGGCGATATATTCAATT CAAAGAACAAAGGGAGGAATGAGTTTGTCATTCGACTGCAACCTTCAGAAGCCATTTACATGAAGCTAACA GTCAAGGAACCCGGTCTGGAAATGAAAACGACTGTGAGTGAACTAGACTTATCATATCGACAACGATATCAAGAGGTTGTCATTCCAGAGGCGTATGAACGCCTGATTCTTGACAC AATACGGGGTGATCAACAACATTTTGTTCGCAGAGATGAGCTCAAG GTGGCCTGGGAGATCTTCACCCCATTACTGCACAAAATAGATAACAAAGAAATGCAATCACTTCCATACAAGCCCGGAAGCAGAGGCCCAGAGGAAGCAGATAAATTGGCCGAAAAGGTCGGATATGTTCAAACCCATGGCTATGTATGGATTCCGCCAACATTAAGTAAAGTTTAA